One window from the genome of Microbulbifer sp. ALW1 encodes:
- a CDS encoding oxaloacetate decarboxylase: MTGSAKTKPSVPPLGELLATGEVLQAPGIYDGLSARLVEQAGFNAAFISGACISFSRFGRPDMGLVSASEVADTIAVIRERTPLPLIVDMDTGFGNALNVQRTVRTFERAGASALQMEDQLMPKRCGHMSGKQVISAQEMEGKIRAALDARQDENTLIIARTDALGVHGIDDALERAERYLQAGADAIFVEAPQSLAQMQEIGRRFGDRIPLVHNLVEGGNSPVESAGDLAALNYRIALYPASLLHLFLPAAQQLLQDLRKLGHVGEHRQRMVDLSAINTLLGAEELLNAGQKYQQNNHQTE, encoded by the coding sequence ATGACCGGTAGTGCGAAGACCAAACCCTCCGTGCCCCCCCTGGGAGAATTGCTCGCCACTGGCGAGGTTCTGCAGGCGCCCGGTATCTACGACGGTTTGAGTGCTCGCCTTGTTGAGCAGGCCGGCTTTAACGCGGCCTTTATTTCCGGTGCCTGTATTTCTTTTTCACGGTTTGGCCGCCCCGACATGGGGCTGGTAAGCGCGTCAGAGGTGGCGGACACGATCGCGGTGATTCGCGAGCGCACCCCACTGCCCTTGATCGTGGATATGGACACAGGTTTTGGCAACGCGCTTAATGTGCAGCGCACGGTGCGCACATTTGAACGTGCCGGCGCCTCCGCACTGCAGATGGAAGACCAGCTGATGCCCAAGCGCTGTGGCCATATGAGCGGCAAGCAGGTCATCAGTGCACAAGAGATGGAAGGCAAAATCCGGGCAGCACTGGACGCGCGGCAGGACGAAAACACGCTGATCATTGCCCGCACCGACGCACTGGGTGTGCACGGGATTGACGATGCGCTGGAGCGCGCAGAGCGCTACCTGCAAGCCGGCGCCGACGCGATCTTTGTGGAAGCGCCGCAATCCCTTGCCCAGATGCAGGAGATTGGCCGGCGCTTCGGCGACCGCATTCCCCTGGTGCACAATCTCGTGGAAGGGGGGAATTCACCGGTGGAAAGTGCCGGAGACCTGGCGGCATTGAATTACCGTATTGCCCTCTACCCAGCTTCCCTGCTCCATTTGTTTCTGCCCGCTGCACAGCAGTTATTGCAGGATCTGAGAAAGCTCGGGCACGTGGGTGAGCATCGCCAGAGAATGGTCGACCTTTCCGCCATCAATACATTGCTCGGGGCCGAGGAGCTTTTGAATGCC
- a CDS encoding MFS transporter, whose amino-acid sequence MDKSPRLLGVTLAESIRPRYFLVYLFAVFISSGYAGALAILQPGLLAVMKIDQQAQATLTGYLSALQELVFILLLGTFGALSDRIGRRPVYVFGLLFTGLGFILYPHANSVSQLVLFRLVVAVGSAAMIGMMVTVVADYARESSRGRANGLQGLTATLGAFIPPLLAVLPKVFAGQGIDELTAQQLTFACGGALGVGAAVVVALGLAPGLQSAGKRTKHAAQSLFSDMRAGLLAARDPQTALSYGAAFISRGDLAVTGAFISLWLVQYGTRELNMTPSEAMFQLAVPRTLAVVGGALLGSLLMGQIADRVSRVAAVALASGLAAIVYGGVFLITDPTADWVMGLLLVMGVAEISAFVSSQALVGQQAPAAQRGAVIGFFGVAGAVGILVGTSGGGLLFAHIAPSAPFVLFGLLNGLVCLWSLALLRRSTAPTAAAGSV is encoded by the coding sequence ATGGACAAATCGCCTCGACTGCTCGGTGTCACTCTGGCCGAAAGTATCAGGCCACGCTATTTCCTGGTCTATCTGTTTGCCGTGTTCATTTCCTCCGGCTATGCCGGGGCCCTGGCCATACTGCAACCCGGCTTACTGGCGGTTATGAAGATAGACCAGCAGGCGCAGGCCACCCTGACCGGCTATCTGAGTGCACTGCAAGAACTGGTGTTTATCCTGCTTCTTGGCACCTTCGGTGCCCTGTCCGATCGCATCGGCAGGCGCCCGGTATACGTGTTTGGTCTGCTGTTTACGGGCCTCGGCTTCATTCTTTATCCGCACGCCAACAGTGTTTCGCAGCTTGTGCTCTTCCGGCTCGTGGTCGCAGTCGGCAGCGCCGCCATGATCGGCATGATGGTCACCGTGGTTGCCGACTATGCCAGAGAGTCCTCCCGTGGCCGGGCCAACGGACTGCAGGGCCTGACTGCAACCTTGGGTGCTTTTATACCTCCTCTGCTCGCTGTGCTGCCAAAAGTATTTGCCGGACAAGGGATTGATGAACTCACCGCGCAGCAGCTTACATTTGCCTGCGGGGGAGCCCTCGGGGTGGGCGCGGCGGTTGTCGTCGCCCTTGGGCTGGCGCCGGGGCTGCAATCCGCAGGAAAGCGCACCAAACACGCCGCCCAGAGCCTGTTCAGTGATATGCGGGCCGGGCTACTTGCCGCGCGGGATCCGCAAACCGCACTGTCTTACGGTGCCGCGTTTATTTCCCGTGGCGACCTAGCAGTCACTGGCGCCTTTATCTCCCTATGGCTGGTACAGTACGGCACAAGGGAACTGAATATGACCCCCAGCGAAGCCATGTTCCAACTGGCGGTGCCACGTACCCTGGCGGTGGTAGGCGGTGCGCTGCTGGGCTCCCTGCTGATGGGCCAGATTGCCGATCGAGTCAGCCGCGTGGCCGCTGTGGCGCTGGCATCTGGACTCGCCGCGATCGTCTACGGTGGCGTATTCCTGATTACTGACCCAACCGCCGATTGGGTAATGGGACTCCTGCTGGTAATGGGTGTTGCGGAGATCAGCGCCTTTGTCAGCAGCCAGGCTCTAGTAGGACAACAGGCACCGGCCGCGCAGCGGGGTGCGGTTATCGGGTTCTTTGGCGTCGCAGGCGCGGTGGGAATTCTCGTGGGCACCTCCGGTGGCGGCCTGCTGTTTGCGCATATCGCCCCCAGCGCGCCCTTCGTGCTCTTTGGGCTGCTCAACGGTCTGGTGTGCCTTTGGAGTCTTGCGCTGTTGCGCAGGTCAACGGCGCCCACCGCCGCTGCCGGGAGCGTGTAA
- a CDS encoding SDR family oxidoreductase: MATVVITGSSKGIGFGLGKAFLESGHQVVFCGSSEDSTENARAKLSEQSPQLLDQARFFTCNTTSEDQVQALWELASSAFSRVDIWVNNAGLARTGWSILDIPANEIQRMLDINLRGTINGCRTAARGMQDQGSGKIFNMLGGGSDGEYFPGMGIYGTTKRGLDYFTNALAKELQASGIIVGKIRPGMVVTEAIVREARENPETFARSRKFMNNLVDQVDTVAPFLVQRILDTQKSGQKIAWLNGGKIAGRMLAGLFRKRPDQFLQHGL; encoded by the coding sequence ATGGCGACGGTGGTAATCACTGGCAGTAGCAAGGGCATTGGCTTTGGATTGGGCAAGGCATTTCTTGAATCCGGCCACCAGGTGGTTTTCTGTGGAAGCAGTGAGGACTCCACAGAAAATGCCAGGGCGAAACTCAGCGAGCAGAGCCCGCAGCTACTAGACCAAGCACGATTTTTTACCTGCAACACCACAAGCGAAGATCAGGTTCAAGCGCTGTGGGAGCTTGCAAGTAGCGCCTTCTCCCGTGTCGATATCTGGGTGAATAATGCTGGGTTGGCGCGCACAGGATGGAGCATTTTGGATATTCCCGCGAACGAAATTCAGCGGATGCTGGATATCAATTTGCGCGGCACAATTAACGGATGCAGAACGGCCGCTCGAGGTATGCAGGATCAGGGATCTGGGAAAATCTTCAACATGCTCGGCGGCGGGAGCGACGGTGAATACTTCCCAGGGATGGGCATCTACGGCACCACCAAGCGCGGCCTGGATTACTTTACCAACGCGCTGGCAAAGGAACTGCAGGCATCTGGCATCATTGTAGGGAAAATCCGACCGGGCATGGTGGTAACTGAAGCGATCGTGCGCGAAGCGAGAGAGAACCCGGAAACTTTCGCCCGCTCGCGAAAATTTATGAACAACCTGGTTGACCAGGTTGATACCGTGGCCCCATTCCTTGTACAGCGCATACTCGATACGCAAAAGAGCGGACAAAAAATTGCCTGGCTAAATGGGGGCAAGATTGCCGGTCGCATGCTCGCTGGTCTCTTCCGAAAACGCCCGGACCAGTTTCTGCAACACGGCCTCTAA
- a CDS encoding NAD(P)-dependent oxidoreductase gives MKILILGMGHVGKALAQRLKSEGHTVVGTTTTPEKVPDLSALVDEVHVLRGSEREKVAAAAQGCDQVVATVAPNVKNTRTVEERHAHYREVLVESCQNAASTGVATLFLSSFSVYGDGGAGTTPIDEETPTANHEEPSSLYYQSAEQEVLKGNDGCVLRFPDMYGAPGDMSFPERVKMAHSYFGGKTLFGADALLYAIHFEDVVNAVYHSITNGLKGIYNVCDNARIPATNKQVFDAICYNEGLAPLEYMNSIKAPQRKISAAKLYGTGYRVQHPDPNLALIQPALT, from the coding sequence ATGAAAATTCTGATTCTGGGTATGGGCCACGTAGGCAAAGCTCTGGCCCAACGATTGAAAAGCGAAGGCCACACGGTGGTCGGCACGACCACCACCCCGGAAAAAGTACCGGACTTGAGTGCCCTGGTGGATGAGGTCCATGTATTACGCGGCAGTGAGCGGGAAAAGGTCGCTGCAGCTGCCCAGGGCTGTGATCAGGTAGTAGCAACGGTCGCACCCAACGTAAAAAACACGCGCACCGTGGAAGAACGCCACGCGCACTATCGGGAAGTGCTGGTTGAGAGCTGTCAAAACGCCGCCAGTACCGGCGTAGCGACCCTATTCCTCTCCTCGTTTTCTGTTTATGGCGATGGCGGCGCCGGCACTACGCCAATCGATGAGGAAACACCGACCGCCAACCACGAAGAGCCCTCCTCACTTTATTACCAGAGTGCCGAACAAGAAGTGTTAAAGGGCAATGATGGCTGTGTGTTGCGCTTTCCGGACATGTATGGTGCGCCCGGGGATATGAGTTTCCCCGAGCGGGTAAAAATGGCGCACTCTTATTTTGGTGGAAAGACATTATTTGGTGCAGATGCCCTGCTCTACGCGATTCACTTTGAAGACGTGGTAAACGCGGTGTATCACTCGATTACCAATGGTCTCAAAGGAATTTACAACGTCTGTGATAACGCGAGAATACCAGCAACCAACAAACAGGTTTTTGACGCGATTTGTTACAATGAAGGCCTGGCGCCGCTGGAATACATGAACAGCATCAAGGCACCGCAACGCAAGATTTCGGCGGCAAAACTCTACGGGACTGGATACCGCGTACAGCATCCAGATCCAAATCTGGCACTCATCCAACCAGCTCTGACGTAG
- a CDS encoding DUF1838 family protein, giving the protein MSYIPNLLRRLLATNDKYQFAGANESNPSTRPLDFSTPKDNLYAFGKLWATYDSQPVFSAFHGIMFGVVGNARARPLFGYCGFGQFQAKQLSSGNVRLRGKETGYFYEPATGNILRDWVNPYTNQRVEVYNFLNDRIRGELTPTMPSFAMGEVDDAPTLMNEATAIKSPDGSYPFILPWQRYAQNLTLEWDYTHRYRNPVAADRWPLASTGPYINPSEHFTFSTPLAEIEDRDAPSASFSCGFSRISPWWPWMRMGQSGIEGVLFGRMNSHKSNSGLDDIPRKVLDFTEKHHPDYLEPCTDWDDGHPIGTWEAYARDIAPEVAPA; this is encoded by the coding sequence ATGAGCTACATTCCGAATCTATTGCGACGCTTGCTTGCCACAAATGACAAATATCAATTTGCCGGAGCAAACGAGTCAAACCCATCCACCCGCCCACTCGATTTCTCAACCCCAAAAGACAACCTCTACGCGTTTGGCAAGCTCTGGGCGACCTACGACAGCCAGCCAGTGTTTTCGGCCTTCCACGGGATCATGTTTGGTGTCGTGGGCAATGCGCGGGCACGCCCCCTGTTCGGATACTGTGGGTTTGGCCAATTCCAGGCGAAACAGTTGAGCAGCGGGAATGTCCGCTTACGGGGAAAGGAAACCGGCTATTTTTACGAGCCCGCCACTGGCAACATTCTCAGGGATTGGGTGAATCCCTACACAAACCAGCGGGTTGAGGTGTACAACTTCCTCAATGACCGGATTCGCGGCGAATTGACCCCCACCATGCCGAGCTTCGCCATGGGTGAAGTCGATGATGCACCGACGCTTATGAACGAGGCCACCGCGATTAAAAGCCCGGATGGTAGCTATCCATTTATTCTGCCATGGCAGCGCTACGCGCAGAATCTCACCCTGGAATGGGATTACACCCATCGCTACCGCAACCCGGTAGCGGCCGATCGCTGGCCTTTGGCAAGTACCGGCCCTTACATCAATCCATCCGAGCACTTCACCTTCTCGACACCACTTGCCGAAATCGAGGATCGCGATGCGCCCTCGGCCAGCTTCAGCTGCGGTTTTTCGCGCATCTCTCCCTGGTGGCCCTGGATGCGCATGGGCCAGAGTGGCATTGAAGGTGTATTGTTCGGGCGAATGAATTCGCACAAATCTAACAGCGGCCTCGACGATATTCCGCGCAAGGTACTCGACTTTACCGAAAAGCATCACCCCGACTACCTGGAGCCCTGCACGGACTGGGACGACGGCCACCCGATTGGCACCTGGGAGGCCTACGCAAGGGACATAGCGCCTGAGGTAGCGCCGGCGTGA